In Juglans microcarpa x Juglans regia isolate MS1-56 chromosome 4S, Jm3101_v1.0, whole genome shotgun sequence, a single window of DNA contains:
- the LOC121262586 gene encoding LOW QUALITY PROTEIN: flavin mononucleotide hydrolase 1, chloroplatic (The sequence of the model RefSeq protein was modified relative to this genomic sequence to represent the inferred CDS: deleted 1 base in 1 codon), translating to MALTFRVPNVSAFLLKSSPSPAYPYPKMSQNVRSNASLSASAGSTNRRLPILLFDIMDTLVRDPFYHDVPAFFGMSLKELIECKHPTAWIEFEKGMIDEVELSRIFFKDGRSFDLEGLKNCMRRGYSYIEGVEELLHTLKQNKYEIHAFTNYPIWYDKILFNDFISILRGLSFLEILFCRYKMIEDKLKVSRYLSWTFCSCINGKRKPDPDFYLDVLSQLEVNSENCIFIDDRLKNVEAAAEVGIVSLHFKNTNLLLQDLSSMGIDISVEEHHRQD from the exons ATGGCTCTCACTTTTAGAGTACCAAACGTCTCCGCCTTCCTTCTAAAATCCTCTCCATCCCCAGCATACCCATATCCTAAAATGTCCCAAAATGTCCGCTCCAATGCCTCTCTCTCTGCCTCAGCTGGAAGTACAAATAGAAGGCTTCCTATACTGCTCTTTGACATCATGGACACCCTTGTTCGCGATCCTTTTTACCACGACGTTCCTGCCTTCTTCGG AATGTCGTTGAAGGAACTTATAGAATGCAAGCACCCGACTGCATGGATTGAGTTTGAGAAGGGGATGATTGATGAG GTGGAGCTTTccagaatattttttaaagatggcAGATCTTTCGATTTAGAAG GTCTGAAAAATTGTATGAGAAGGGGATATTCCTACATTGAAGGTGTTGAAGAATTGCTTCacactttaaaacaaaacaaatatgaaattcacGCTTTCACAAACTACCCAATCTGGTAcgataagatt ttatttaatgattttatatcCATTTTAAGAGGATTATCTTTTCTAGAGATCTTGTTTTGTAGGTACAAAATGATTGAGGACAAGTTAAAAGTTTCAAGATATTTGTCATGGACATTTTGTTCATGTATAAATG GAAAGAGGAAGCCTGATCCTGATTTCTATTTGGATGTTTTGAGCCAGCTTGAAGTTAATTCGGAAAACTGTATCTTCATCGATGATAG GTTGAAAAATGTAGAAGCCGCTGCGGAAGTCGGCATTGTTAGTCTACATTTCAAGAATACAAATTTACTGCTTCAAGATCTCTCTTCGATGGGAATTGACATCTCAGTAGAAGAACATCACCGTCAGGACTAG